GAAGATCACCGCCTACGCCGAGCGGCTGCTGAAGGATCTGGACGAGGTTGACTGGCCGGAGAACGTCAAGCAGATGCAGCGCAACTGGATCGGGCGCTCTGAGGGCATGGAGATCGACTTCGAGCTGCGGTGCCACCGCACCAACCTGCGGGTCTATACCACCCGTCCGGACACGCTTTTTGGCGCGACGTATCTCGTCATTTCGCCGGAGCACCCGATGGCCGAAAAGCTCGCCATCGCCCAGCAGCTCGTCGCGGTCAAAAAATATATCGAACAGGCGAAGCTCAAAACCGAGCTGGAGCGTACCGGTTTGCAGAAAGAAAAAACCGGCGTCTTCACCGGCTCCTACGCGATCAATCCGGCCAACGGCGAGGCGCTGCCGGTCTGGATTTCGGACTTCGTGCTCACCAGCTACGGCACCGGCGCGATCATGTCCGTCCCGGCGCACGACAGCCGCGACTGGGAGTTCGCAAAAAAATTCGGCCTGCCGATCCGCGAAGTCATCAAAAGCCCGCATGACGTGCAGGAGAGGGTGTTTGACGGCAAGGAGAGCGTTTGCGTGAACTCCGCGAACGACGAAATCAGCATCAACGGCCTCGACTTCAAAACCGCCTTCGACCGCATGGCCGCCTGGCTGGAGTCGAAAGGCAAGGGCAAACGCAAGGTCAACTACAAGTTGCGCGACTGGGTCTTCAGCCGCCAGCGCTACTGGGGCGAGCCAATCCCGATCAAGCATTACGAAGACGGCACGATGCGCCCCGAAACCAACCTGCCGCTTACGCTTCCGGAGGTCGAAGCTTACCAGCCCACCTCGACTGGCGAGTCGCCGCTGGCCAACATCGAGAGCTGGCTCTACGGCGAGGACGAACATGGAAAGTTCCGCCGCGAGACCAACACCATGCCGCAGTGGGCTGGAAGCTGCTGGTACTACCTACGCTTCATCGATCCGCAGAACAGCGACGCGCTGGTCGATCCGTCGCTCGAACAGTACTGGATGAACGTCGATCTCTACATCGGCGGCGCGGAGCACGCAGTGCTGCACCTGCTCTACTCACGCTTCTGGCACAAGGTGCTCTACGACCTCGGCGTGGTGAGCACCAAAGAGCCGTTCCAGCGCCTCTTCAACCAGGGCATGATTCTCGGCGAAGACAACGAAAAGATGTCCAAATCGCGCGGCAACGTCATCCCCGCCGACCACGTGCTGAGCACCTACGGCGCGGACGCACTGAGGCTCTACGAAATGTTCCTCGGCCCGCTTGACCAGGTCAAGCCCTGGAACACCCACGGCATCGAAGGCATCAGCCGCTTTTTGAACAAGGTGTGGCGACTGGTCTGGGACGAAAACACCGAGACGCAGAAAACCACCGAGGACAAACCGTCGGAAGCCATCCTCAAACGGATGCACAAAGCGATCAAAAAGGTGACCGAAGATACCGAGCAGCTCAAATTCAACACCGCCA
The nucleotide sequence above comes from Chlorobaculum tepidum TLS. Encoded proteins:
- the leuS gene encoding leucine--tRNA ligase translates to MKYDFSALEKKWQSRWADEQTFASSADQEKPKYYVLDMFPYPSGSGLHVGHLEGYTATDIMARYKRCQGHNVLHPMGWDAFGLPAEQFAIKTGTHPRLTTEKNVASFRETLKSMGFSYDWSREINTTDPNYFKWTQWIFLKLYEKGLAYISEVDVNWCEELKVVLANEEVDEKIADGYTVVRRPLRQWVLKITAYAERLLKDLDEVDWPENVKQMQRNWIGRSEGMEIDFELRCHRTNLRVYTTRPDTLFGATYLVISPEHPMAEKLAIAQQLVAVKKYIEQAKLKTELERTGLQKEKTGVFTGSYAINPANGEALPVWISDFVLTSYGTGAIMSVPAHDSRDWEFAKKFGLPIREVIKSPHDVQERVFDGKESVCVNSANDEISINGLDFKTAFDRMAAWLESKGKGKRKVNYKLRDWVFSRQRYWGEPIPIKHYEDGTMRPETNLPLTLPEVEAYQPTSTGESPLANIESWLYGEDEHGKFRRETNTMPQWAGSCWYYLRFIDPQNSDALVDPSLEQYWMNVDLYIGGAEHAVLHLLYSRFWHKVLYDLGVVSTKEPFQRLFNQGMILGEDNEKMSKSRGNVIPADHVLSTYGADALRLYEMFLGPLDQVKPWNTHGIEGISRFLNKVWRLVWDENTETQKTTEDKPSEAILKRMHKAIKKVTEDTEQLKFNTAISEMMVLVNELHKAGCYSRETTETLLVLLSPFAPHITEELWQALGHAESISGAVWPVFDAKLATDDVLTIAVQVNGKLRGTFEAPAGCTKEEMIESAKKVESVAKFLDGQQIVKEIAVPGKLVNFAVKPQQ